A single genomic interval of Asterias amurensis chromosome 1, ASM3211899v1 harbors:
- the LOC139938287 gene encoding protein STPG4-like codes for MVPDSTMGKTAVKPATVRPVKTRLKTTKDKTGVMERETKFKGRKSLKDNYEKPVSGRDQWWRAHIRETPIPGSYATRNFLADLDERPATYAFKGEGRKKDADTQRKGTVLLPGAYEAHDMVYDLEQTRYTYSMKNTSRDENELPGVKDKGCNVCPTQYPMENYLSLACEKQPSKHPMFKSTSQRFPTIYFQGTKNPPPDRYQAYIPETMHVISSSFKSRTPRFSTSHTKVPGPGSYDKTFQSPMPATISKMGRNHGLFFTSAFNL; via the exons ATGGTTCCCGATTCAACGATGGGAAAGACGGCTGTCAAACCTGCTACGGTTAGGCCAGTCAAGACTCGTCTAAAGACAACGAAAGACAAGACAGGTGTGATGGAAAGAGAGACAAAATTTAAG GGACGGAAGAGTTTGAAGGATAACTACGAGAAGCCGGTATCGGGCCGAGACCAATGGTGGAGAGCACACATCAGG GAAACGCCAATTCCAGGTTCCTATGCGACTCGCAACTTTCTAGCAGACCTCGATGAGCGGCCAGCGACGTATGCCTTCAAGGGGGAAGGACGCAAGAAAGACGCCGATACCCAACGTAAAGGCACCGTGCTGTTACCTGGTGCCTATGAGGCACATGACATGGTATACGACTTAGAGCAGACAAGATATACATATTCCATGAAGAACACTTCTAGAGACGAGAACGAGCTACCTGGAGTTAAAGACAAG GGGTGCAACGTTTGTCCGACGCAATATCCAATGGAAAATTATCTATCATTGGCGTGTGAAAAGCAACCATCGAA gCACCCAATGTTTAAATCTACATCGCAGAGATTCCCCACAATATATTTCCAAGGC ACAAAGAACCCACCACCAGACCGTTACCAAGCCTACATCCCAGAAACCATGCATGTTATATCATCCAGCTTTAAATCACGGACACCAAGGTTTTCAACATCACATACG AAAGTACCTGGGCCTGGATCGTACGACAAAACCTTCCAGTCTCCAATGCCAGCCACTATATCCAAGATGGGGAGGAACCACGGTTTATTCTTTACTAGTGCATTTAATTTATGA